A window of the Opisthocomus hoazin isolate bOpiHoa1 unplaced genomic scaffold, bOpiHoa1.hap1 HAP1_SCAFFOLD_53, whole genome shotgun sequence genome harbors these coding sequences:
- the LOC142360185 gene encoding E3 ubiquitin-protein ligase RBBP6-like, whose amino-acid sequence MPGVHYKFSAKLDFDTISFHGLHISLHDLKCQIMGREQLKASNCDLQITDAQSKEEYTDDNALIPKNSSVIVRRIPARGLRAISKTHAASRTEPGSGTSKAVDDSSASLPLAQLIKTANLAAANASEEDKIKAMMVQSCQEYDPINYMKRPVGPPPSSFPCRYYGKPGHYRRNCPTSGGRRTEVSLVTDSGHGIELWL is encoded by the exons ATGCCTGGCGTGCACTACAAGTTCTCTGCCAAACTGGACTTTGATACCATCAGCTTCCACGGCCTCCACATCTCCCTGCATGACCTCAAGTGCCAGATCATGGGCCGCGAGCAGCTGAAGGCATCCAACTGCGACCTGCAGATCACCGACGCCCAGAGCAAAGAAG aatacactgacgataatgccctgattccgaagaactcatcagttattgtcagaagaatccctgccagaggactcagagctatcagcaaaacacatgctgc aagtcgaactgagccagggagtggaacatcaaaagca gttgatgactcttctgcatctcttcctctggcccagcttattaag ACTGCCAACCTGGCTGCGGCCAATGCTTCCgaagaggataaaataaaggccatgatggtgcagtcttgccaggagtacgatcccatcaa ttacatgaaaagacCCGTGGGTCCACCTCCATCATCGTTCCCTTGCCGTTACTACGGAAAACCAGGCCACTATAGAAGGAACTGCCCGACAAGTGGG GGACGGAGAACAGAAGTTTCTCTGGTGACCGATTCAGGGCACGGAATtgagctctggctctga